CAAAGCTCTTCCAGCGTTTTCCCCAATTCCGTCATTTCGTCCAGTTTCCCTTTGCAAGCACGCCCGGATAGGCGTTGGAACGCTGCATCCTGTCACAAGGGGACTAGCGAAGAACGCGCCGCATGACAAGCGCCGTGGACCGTCCGCCGGCCCCTTCGTAATAGGCTTTTCGTTCACCGACCTTGGCAAAGCCGAGCTTGTCGTAGAGCTTGAGAGCGGCAATGTTGCCCTCATCCACTTCGAGAAAGATCTCGTCTGCGCCGCGCATGCGCGCCTCACGCAGCGCCGCCTGCATGAGGCGCCATCCAAGGCCGCCCCGCTCGAAACGTGCATCAACGCCAATCGTCAGGATTTCGGCCTCGCCCGCCGTCGCTCGCGCCAGCACGAAACCGCCGGCAGGGCGGCCCGTCAGGGCGTTCACCTGCCAGGCGACGAAGCCGAACACCGTGTCCTGGGCGAGCAGCGAATGGAATTCGCCATCGCTCCAGGCGCGGGCGAAACGCGCCTTGTGCAGGCTTGCCGCCACACCGCGATCGCCCGCCTCGATTGGGAAGATTTCGAACTCGGGTTTGCGAATGAA
This portion of the Rhizobium sp. ARZ01 genome encodes:
- a CDS encoding GNAT family N-acetyltransferase, which translates into the protein MALTDYFIRKPEFEIFPIEAGDRGVAASLHKARFARAWSDGEFHSLLAQDTVFGFVAWQVNALTGRPAGGFVLARATAGEAEILTIGVDARFERGGLGWRLMQAALREARMRGADEIFLEVDEGNIAALKLYDKLGFAKVGERKAYYEGAGGRSTALVMRRVLR